The following coding sequences lie in one Niabella agricola genomic window:
- a CDS encoding 3-deoxy-D-manno-octulosonic acid transferase, whose translation MSRLLYLLFLYSYRVAIFIASFFNRKAGLWRSGRKHLLQRLEEALGGNKAPVIWVHCASLGEFEQGRTILETLKKEYPDFRVLLTFFSPSGYEIRKNYANADWVFYLPLDTPYNARRFVQIVKPSLALFVKYEYWYHLLQALKKTGTPTLLVSALFRENAIFFKPYGSFHRKMLRCFTHIFVQDMASKSRLAAIIPAEQVTVAGDTRFDRVVQIAAEFTPIPLIETFINQKSFVIVAGSTWPDDERHLASYLKVKNNNTSLIIAPHEINKEHIDEILSRFPGAQLFSKLKEEPLLKGDVLIIDNIGMLSRLYYYAAITYIGGGFNKAGIHNTLEAAVFFKPVIFGPNYQKFAEAKTLIKNGGATSYSNEGQLVEIIETLKNNLPVRETSGRSAGRFVAENTGATAIISGYIRENLR comes from the coding sequence GTGTCACGATTACTTTACCTGCTTTTTTTATACAGCTACCGGGTGGCGATCTTTATTGCATCTTTTTTTAACAGAAAGGCCGGGCTATGGCGTTCCGGCAGGAAACACCTGCTTCAGCGCCTGGAAGAAGCCCTGGGCGGCAACAAGGCTCCGGTGATTTGGGTGCATTGCGCTTCTCTTGGAGAATTTGAGCAGGGACGCACTATCCTCGAAACACTTAAAAAAGAATATCCCGATTTCCGCGTGCTGCTTACGTTTTTTTCCCCCTCGGGATACGAGATCCGGAAAAACTATGCGAATGCAGACTGGGTCTTTTATCTTCCCCTGGATACCCCGTATAATGCCCGGCGGTTCGTGCAGATCGTAAAGCCCTCGCTGGCCCTGTTTGTTAAATACGAATACTGGTATCACCTGCTGCAGGCATTGAAGAAGACGGGGACACCCACCCTGCTCGTTTCTGCGCTTTTCCGGGAAAACGCTATTTTCTTTAAGCCATATGGAAGTTTTCACCGCAAAATGCTCCGCTGCTTTACGCATATTTTTGTTCAGGATATGGCAAGCAAGAGCCGTCTGGCTGCCATTATTCCGGCGGAACAGGTAACGGTAGCCGGCGATACGCGGTTCGACCGTGTTGTTCAGATTGCTGCTGAGTTTACACCTATTCCCCTTATCGAGACCTTTATCAACCAAAAGTCCTTTGTTATAGTAGCCGGAAGCACCTGGCCTGATGATGAACGGCACCTGGCCTCCTATCTCAAAGTAAAAAACAACAACACTTCATTAATCATTGCCCCTCACGAAATTAACAAGGAGCATATTGATGAAATATTGAGCCGGTTCCCGGGTGCACAACTCTTTTCCAAGTTAAAAGAAGAACCGCTGTTAAAAGGTGATGTACTGATTATCGATAATATCGGCATGCTGTCGCGACTGTACTATTACGCAGCGATTACTTATATTGGAGGGGGGTTTAACAAAGCCGGGATCCACAACACACTCGAAGCTGCCGTATTTTTCAAACCAGTCATTTTCGGCCCCAACTATCAAAAGTTTGCAGAAGCAAAAACACTTATTAAAAATGGAGGTGCTACAAGCTATAGCAATGAAGGTCAATTAGTAGAAATAATAGAAACACTAAAAAACAACCTCCCTGTCCGGGAAACATCAGGCAGGTCTGCCGGCCGTTTTGTAGCTGAGAATACCGGCGCTACGGCGATCATATCCGGTTATATCCGCGAAAACCTGCGATAG
- a CDS encoding thymidine kinase encodes MFIEPNLTGDRRGWIEVICGSMFSGKTEELIRRLKRVKFANLNVEIFKPAMDTRYDEEQIVSHDTNAILSTPVDNSQKILLLGQGADVIGIDEAQFFDPELPDVCDRLAYQGIRVIVAGLDMDYTGKPFGQMPFLLAKADYITKLHAICVKCGNIANYSYRKIPDDEQIMLGATDAYEPRCRKCYFDKV; translated from the coding sequence ATGTTTATTGAACCGAATCTTACAGGAGACCGTCGGGGGTGGATCGAAGTCATTTGTGGCTCCATGTTTAGCGGCAAAACAGAGGAACTGATCCGGAGGTTAAAGCGCGTGAAATTTGCCAACCTGAATGTTGAAATTTTTAAACCCGCGATGGATACCCGTTACGATGAGGAGCAGATTGTTTCGCATGATACCAATGCCATCTTATCAACACCCGTCGATAATTCGCAAAAGATTCTCTTGCTGGGCCAGGGCGCTGATGTTATTGGGATTGATGAGGCCCAGTTCTTTGACCCGGAGCTGCCGGATGTCTGCGACCGCCTGGCTTACCAGGGCATTAGGGTGATTGTAGCAGGATTGGACATGGATTACACTGGAAAACCCTTTGGCCAGATGCCTTTTTTACTGGCAAAAGCCGATTATATCACCAAATTGCATGCAATCTGCGTAAAATGCGGAAACATTGCCAACTACTCCTATCGCAAAATTCCGGATGATGAACAGATTATGCTGGGTGCCACGGATGCATATGAGCCCCGCTGCCGTAAGTGTTATTTTGACAAAGTTTAA
- a CDS encoding heme exporter protein CcmB, giving the protein MLHPIIHLIRKDILLEVRQQYSFYGILLYIAATVFVLFLVIDEPEGNIWNGLFWVIQLFICINAVAKSFLQESRGRMLYFYTIASPVHFVLAKLLFNSVLMLLMSLISLLLFFALLGNPVQKIPAFTSLVLLGGWSLSMVFTFLAAIAAKAQQNAAIMAILGFPIIVPQLMLLMKITNAAFNPELAILWNDIALLVALDILVALLSVILFPFLWRD; this is encoded by the coding sequence TTGTTACACCCTATTATACATTTAATAAGAAAAGATATATTGTTGGAAGTAAGACAACAATATAGTTTTTATGGAATTCTATTATATATAGCAGCAACTGTTTTTGTGCTTTTCCTGGTCATTGACGAACCGGAAGGAAATATCTGGAACGGGCTGTTTTGGGTGATCCAGCTCTTCATCTGCATCAATGCAGTGGCAAAAAGTTTTTTGCAGGAAAGCCGGGGAAGGATGCTTTATTTTTATACAATCGCCTCGCCCGTTCATTTTGTACTGGCCAAACTGCTGTTTAATTCCGTATTGATGCTGCTGATGTCGCTGATTAGCCTGCTGCTCTTTTTTGCACTGCTGGGAAACCCGGTTCAAAAGATCCCTGCTTTTACCAGCCTGGTCTTATTAGGCGGCTGGAGCCTGAGCATGGTATTTACGTTTTTAGCGGCCATTGCCGCAAAAGCACAGCAAAATGCGGCCATCATGGCAATACTTGGGTTCCCGATCATTGTGCCGCAGCTCATGCTGCTGATGAAGATCACCAATGCGGCGTTTAACCCGGAGCTGGCCATCCTCTGGAACGATATTGCATTACTGGTAGCGCTCGACATACTGGTGGCCCTTCTTTCTGTAATCCTCTTCCCTTTTTTGTGGAGGGATTAA
- a CDS encoding ABC transporter permease, protein MYKTWWKFLCIILLVYALVAGLLIKVPNLPILGETSRNLFYHVGMWAAMMVLFICSLAHSIRYLRTMNLKYDIAAKNYATVGIFFGLLGYATGAIWASYTWADPNNPAFQSFSAVAREPKLIGTAVALLIYFAYHILRDSINDLDKRARVSAVYNIFAFAMLFPTIFIIPRLLPSLHPGQEGNPALNFKDVSPQMRMVEYPAFIGWALLGVWIATLKIRINLLKEKSLLKK, encoded by the coding sequence ATGTATAAAACGTGGTGGAAATTCCTCTGTATCATCCTGTTGGTATACGCGCTTGTAGCCGGACTGCTTATTAAAGTTCCCAATCTGCCAATTCTTGGAGAAACCAGTCGTAACCTGTTTTACCATGTAGGTATGTGGGCCGCTATGATGGTACTCTTTATTTGTTCGCTGGCACACTCTATCCGGTATCTGCGTACGATGAATCTGAAATACGATATCGCTGCAAAAAATTACGCGACGGTGGGTATTTTTTTCGGATTACTGGGCTACGCAACGGGCGCCATATGGGCCAGCTATACCTGGGCAGACCCGAACAATCCGGCCTTCCAGTCGTTCAGTGCCGTGGCCCGCGAACCCAAGCTGATCGGAACAGCGGTAGCACTGCTGATCTACTTTGCTTACCATATTTTAAGAGACTCTATAAACGACCTGGACAAACGGGCAAGGGTGAGCGCTGTGTACAATATTTTTGCCTTTGCCATGCTTTTCCCCACCATTTTTATTATCCCAAGACTGTTGCCCAGTCTGCATCCCGGACAGGAAGGCAACCCGGCGCTGAATTTTAAAGATGTAAGTCCACAGATGCGTATGGTTGAATACCCCGCATTCATTGGCTGGGCCCTGCTGGGCGTATGGATCGCTACGTTAAAGATCCGCATCAATTTATTGAAAGAAAAATCGCTTTTGAAAAAATGA
- a CDS encoding CcmD family protein, whose protein sequence is MKKSIIRFFAFILMLSLPGLAMAQPASENLMRSNGRIYVVIAVLLVILLGIFLYMFRVEKKLKKLEQDSGK, encoded by the coding sequence ATGAAAAAATCTATTATCCGTTTCTTCGCTTTTATACTGATGCTGTCCCTGCCCGGTCTTGCCATGGCACAACCCGCTTCAGAAAACCTTATGAGAAGTAACGGAAGAATTTACGTGGTCATTGCCGTATTGCTGGTGATCCTGCTGGGAATTTTCCTTTATATGTTCCGGGTAGAAAAAAAGCTGAAAAAGCTGGAACAGGATTCCGGGAAATAA
- a CDS encoding Glu/Leu/Phe/Val family dehydrogenase codes for MSEIQYNFFEAVEKSFHKAAKFTKWDQGLLEQISACNSVYRMRFPIKRENGTIEVIEAYRVQHSHHKTPCKGGIRFSMQVTQDEVMALAALMTYKCAIVNVPFGGGKGGIKIDPKNYTPYELEKITRRYTSELIKKNFIGPATDVPAPDYGTGEREMAWIVDTYSAMNPQEIDAAGCVTGKPVSQGGVRGRREATGLGVFFGIREVCNMPEEMEKLGLATGVAGKKVIVQGLGNVGYHTAKFFQEAGAIIVGIAEYEGGISNNNGLDVEEVFLHRRRTGSILDFKGATNHKSSLETLELECDILIPAALENVIDKNNAPRIKAKIIGEAANGPLTPEADEIFLQKGVLVVPDMYLNAGGVTVSYFEWLKNLSHVRYGRLEKRFTENVNTTILEELEHLSGKKVGEKNRKMIMHGADEVDLVYSGLEETMIGATREIMEEWRNNPEIPDMRTAAYVVAINKVATTYAELGIFP; via the coding sequence ATGTCTGAAATTCAGTACAACTTTTTTGAAGCCGTAGAAAAAAGCTTTCACAAGGCAGCGAAATTCACCAAATGGGATCAGGGCTTGCTGGAACAGATCAGCGCCTGTAATTCCGTATACCGGATGCGTTTTCCCATTAAGCGCGAAAACGGGACCATCGAAGTAATTGAGGCTTATCGGGTACAGCATTCACATCATAAAACGCCCTGTAAAGGCGGCATCCGGTTCTCCATGCAGGTAACACAGGATGAGGTGATGGCGCTGGCCGCATTGATGACTTATAAATGCGCCATTGTGAACGTTCCTTTCGGGGGCGGCAAGGGCGGCATAAAGATCGATCCGAAAAATTACACCCCATACGAACTGGAAAAAATCACCCGCCGTTATACATCGGAACTGATCAAGAAAAATTTTATCGGCCCGGCTACGGACGTACCGGCCCCCGACTATGGTACAGGCGAACGGGAAATGGCCTGGATCGTGGATACCTACAGCGCCATGAACCCGCAGGAAATTGACGCGGCCGGATGTGTAACCGGGAAGCCCGTGAGCCAGGGCGGCGTAAGAGGGCGGCGGGAGGCTACCGGACTCGGCGTATTTTTTGGCATCCGGGAGGTTTGCAATATGCCGGAGGAAATGGAAAAGCTGGGACTGGCAACAGGTGTAGCCGGTAAAAAAGTAATTGTACAGGGCCTTGGAAATGTGGGCTATCATACCGCAAAATTTTTCCAGGAAGCCGGCGCAATCATTGTGGGCATTGCCGAATACGAAGGCGGCATCAGCAATAACAACGGGCTGGATGTGGAAGAAGTATTCCTGCACAGAAGACGCACCGGGTCGATCCTCGACTTCAAAGGTGCTACCAACCACAAAAGCTCACTGGAAACCCTGGAACTGGAATGCGATATCCTGATTCCTGCAGCGCTCGAAAATGTCATTGACAAGAACAACGCCCCCCGCATAAAAGCAAAGATCATAGGGGAAGCAGCCAACGGCCCGTTAACGCCAGAAGCCGATGAGATCTTCCTGCAAAAAGGTGTGCTCGTGGTTCCGGATATGTATCTGAATGCCGGAGGGGTTACCGTTTCGTATTTTGAATGGCTGAAAAACCTCAGTCATGTGCGGTACGGGCGCCTGGAAAAAAGATTTACCGAAAATGTAAATACAACCATCCTGGAGGAGCTGGAGCACCTTTCCGGGAAAAAAGTAGGAGAAAAAAACCGCAAAATGATTATGCACGGAGCCGATGAGGTAGACCTTGTATACAGCGGACTGGAAGAAACCATGATTGGTGCCACACGGGAGATCATGGAAGAATGGCGGAACAACCCCGAAATCCCGGACATGCGAACCGCGGCTTATGTGGTGGCAATCAATAAGGTAGCAACTACCTACGCTGAGCTGGGAATTTTCCCGTAA
- a CDS encoding YceD family protein produces the protein MAYRREYDIAFVGLKPGIHEFNYEITDRFFEAFQQQDFTNCNAYIKLSLDKKSSFMMLKFEVGGKLDVVCDRCNNTISLDLWDEFVITVKMAEEPELMNDQEDDPDVYYISRGESHLNVENWIYEFINLSIPMHKTCGFDNADGPQCNPEALKMLNKLEAEAKSQKDSNPLWKDLEKFKDLDN, from the coding sequence ATGGCTTACCGAAGAGAGTATGATATCGCCTTTGTGGGTTTAAAACCGGGAATTCATGAGTTCAACTATGAAATAACAGACAGGTTCTTTGAGGCATTTCAACAGCAGGACTTTACCAACTGCAACGCATATATAAAGCTGTCGCTTGATAAAAAGAGCAGCTTTATGATGCTGAAGTTTGAGGTGGGTGGCAAACTGGACGTGGTTTGCGACCGCTGCAATAATACTATTTCGCTGGACCTCTGGGATGAATTTGTCATCACAGTGAAAATGGCAGAAGAGCCGGAACTGATGAACGACCAGGAAGATGATCCGGACGTTTATTATATCAGCCGGGGAGAAAGTCACCTGAACGTGGAGAACTGGATTTATGAATTCATAAACCTGAGTATCCCGATGCATAAAACCTGTGGTTTTGATAATGCTGATGGGCCGCAATGCAATCCCGAAGCGTTGAAAATGCTGAATAAACTGGAGGCGGAAGCCAAATCTCAGAAAGATAGCAACCCGCTCTGGAAGGATCTTGAAAAATTCAAAGATCTGGACAATTAA
- the rpmF gene encoding 50S ribosomal protein L32, which yields MPNPKRRHSQQRSAKRRTHYKATSATLTTDATTGETHVRHRAYVNEGKLIYKGKVVAEKAPSKA from the coding sequence ATGCCAAATCCTAAACGCAGGCACAGCCAGCAAAGAAGCGCAAAACGCAGGACTCACTATAAAGCAACTTCGGCTACTTTAACAACAGATGCAACAACCGGTGAAACGCATGTACGTCATCGCGCTTATGTAAATGAAGGAAAACTGATTTACAAAGGAAAGGTTGTTGCTGAAAAAGCGCCTTCAAAAGCTTAA
- the plsX gene encoding phosphate acyltransferase PlsX, giving the protein MMNIGIDTMGGDFAPLEALRGIKKYLSENKSGAVQLTLFGDKAALNEIMAAEAIPAGNIQIVPTTQVIDMQEHPTKALKEKPHSSIATGFQYLAKDKTDAFISAGNTGAMLVGALFNLKTIEGILRPVISSIIPKQGGRTGLILDVGLNADCKPEQLNQFATLGSVYARHILEIEDPKVGLVNVGEEEGKGNLLTQGAYPLLKANRTIHFIGNIEGRDTFNDKADVMVCDGFTGNIILKLAESIYDISKNERLANAYLDRFNFEIYGGTPVLGIEKPVIIGHGISRATAFCNMIYVAEKMLQTGVLQKLKEAVQQG; this is encoded by the coding sequence ATGATGAATATTGGAATTGATACAATGGGGGGCGATTTTGCCCCGCTTGAGGCATTGCGTGGGATTAAAAAATATCTTTCTGAAAATAAAAGCGGGGCGGTTCAATTAACCTTGTTCGGGGATAAGGCCGCATTGAACGAGATTATGGCTGCGGAAGCTATTCCTGCCGGCAATATACAGATCGTGCCTACCACACAGGTCATCGATATGCAGGAACACCCCACCAAGGCATTAAAGGAGAAGCCCCACTCTTCCATTGCCACCGGTTTTCAATACCTGGCAAAGGATAAAACCGATGCCTTTATCAGCGCCGGTAATACTGGTGCCATGTTGGTGGGCGCTTTATTTAATTTAAAAACCATTGAAGGAATCCTGCGCCCGGTCATCTCTTCTATTATTCCCAAGCAAGGCGGTCGTACAGGACTGATTCTCGACGTAGGATTGAATGCAGATTGCAAGCCCGAGCAGTTGAACCAGTTTGCAACCCTGGGATCTGTATATGCCCGGCACATCCTGGAAATTGAAGATCCAAAAGTAGGTCTTGTAAATGTGGGCGAAGAAGAAGGCAAGGGCAACCTTCTCACACAGGGCGCCTATCCGCTTCTGAAAGCCAATCGCACGATTCATTTTATTGGCAATATCGAAGGGCGCGACACCTTCAACGACAAGGCAGATGTAATGGTTTGCGATGGCTTTACAGGAAATATTATTTTGAAATTAGCCGAGTCTATCTATGATATTTCAAAAAATGAAAGATTAGCAAATGCGTATTTAGATCGTTTTAACTTTGAGATATACGGCGGCACCCCGGTACTGGGAATTGAAAAGCCGGTGATCATCGGACATGGCATTTCAAGGGCTACGGCTTTTTGCAACATGATTTACGTGGCCGAAAAAATGCTGCAGACCGGCGTATTACAAAAACTAAAAGAAGCGGTCCAACAGGGTTAA
- a CDS encoding vWA domain-containing protein has translation MNLTGRLRGPLLAAVVATALCASCKKDDTVKFTPPLNDNSLPSAAVYKVKVLEAGEKKLRFSVDLAVFKDSKNMEYGFGTGQFRIDTFLGSYAFKPVRAALSGGGTATRYSSIMLMDQSGSTGSTDPDDLRIDAGKIFCRNMGQEHESWVWWFSDDYKAVGTGFKSDTTVLVKDVESVRNLGKGGTNLYGAQYAATDALIKSGTKPTKALLTFTDGEDNRGVKTSAQVEAFAKGNQVRLYNVGLGASSDEYLYDQAVATGGAFMYAKDAQQLISMFGNLGRLLDGSGKFYSVEWEMTPVGSNSIISKGTYDIILKVVTPYNYTIDVPVTVRYQ, from the coding sequence ATGAACCTTACCGGCCGTTTACGCGGTCCGCTGCTGGCAGCTGTTGTTGCCACAGCCTTGTGCGCCTCCTGTAAAAAGGACGATACTGTAAAATTTACACCCCCGCTCAACGACAATTCGCTGCCCTCCGCAGCGGTCTATAAGGTGAAAGTACTGGAAGCCGGCGAAAAAAAACTGAGGTTCTCTGTAGACCTGGCAGTGTTTAAGGATTCTAAAAACATGGAGTACGGATTTGGTACCGGTCAGTTCCGGATCGATACCTTCCTGGGTTCCTATGCCTTTAAACCGGTGCGAGCTGCGCTTTCCGGAGGTGGAACAGCCACCCGTTATTCTTCCATCATGTTAATGGATCAAAGCGGCAGCACCGGCAGTACTGATCCGGATGACCTTCGGATCGATGCCGGGAAGATCTTTTGCCGGAATATGGGACAGGAGCATGAATCCTGGGTTTGGTGGTTTTCCGATGATTACAAAGCCGTAGGCACGGGCTTTAAATCGGATACAACAGTCCTGGTAAAAGATGTGGAAAGTGTGCGGAACCTTGGAAAAGGCGGTACGAACCTTTATGGCGCTCAGTATGCTGCTACAGATGCATTGATAAAGAGTGGCACTAAGCCAACAAAGGCCCTGCTTACATTCACCGATGGGGAAGATAACCGGGGTGTTAAAACAAGTGCACAGGTGGAGGCTTTTGCAAAAGGCAATCAGGTGCGTTTGTACAACGTTGGGCTGGGCGCCTCTTCTGATGAATACCTGTATGATCAGGCCGTTGCTACCGGTGGTGCATTTATGTATGCGAAAGACGCCCAACAATTGATCAGCATGTTTGGAAACCTGGGCCGGTTGCTGGACGGCTCTGGAAAATTCTACTCGGTAGAATGGGAAATGACTCCGGTAGGAAGCAACTCCATTATCTCAAAAGGTACGTATGATATAATATTGAAGGTGGTAACGCCATATAACTATACCATTGACGTACCGGTTACCGTTCGGTACCAGTAG
- a CDS encoding MBL fold metallo-hydrolase RNA specificity domain-containing protein: MKIAFHGAAQTVTGSKHLITLKNGKKILLDCGMYQGMGDQTDALNRDFGFVSSEVDVMILSHAHIDHSGLIPRLVKQGFHGTIFCTPATKDLTNILLMDSAEIQESEMRFLEKKRQGMAPDLLQPLYTIEDAKKAMELFDSREYGAWFDVTDGVKAMFTDAGHIIGSQCVHLRIQEDGKETRITFSGDLGRYRDVILRSPEVFPQADYIIMESTYGNSLHEDIRDTPQMLLEWIRKVCVERKGKLIFPAFSVGRTQEILYALNQLYAQGVLPKIPFYVDSPLSIEATDVVKRFPLYFNRQIQNVLKNDDDPFSFPGLIYIKSVDESKALNFKNGPLVIISASGMADAGRVKHHISNNIENSRNAIVMTGYCEPHSLGGRLLDGAKEVGIFGVEHQVNAEIGQIRSMSAHGDYEDMSQWLACQDPQAVKQLFLVHGEPDVQVAFKQRLVKKGFVDVLIPERHFEIGLG, encoded by the coding sequence ATGAAGATTGCTTTTCATGGTGCTGCCCAAACGGTAACGGGTTCCAAACATCTCATAACGCTTAAGAATGGTAAAAAGATCTTACTGGATTGTGGTATGTACCAGGGGATGGGCGACCAGACTGACGCGTTGAACCGCGACTTCGGTTTTGTGAGCAGTGAAGTAGATGTGATGATCCTTTCCCATGCCCATATCGACCATTCCGGGTTAATTCCCCGCCTGGTAAAACAGGGTTTTCATGGAACGATCTTTTGCACGCCTGCTACAAAGGACCTTACAAATATTTTGCTGATGGATAGCGCTGAGATCCAGGAAAGTGAAATGCGGTTCCTCGAAAAGAAAAGGCAGGGAATGGCGCCGGATCTGCTACAGCCGTTGTACACGATTGAGGATGCAAAAAAAGCAATGGAGCTGTTTGACTCAAGGGAATATGGAGCCTGGTTTGATGTAACCGATGGTGTAAAAGCGATGTTTACGGATGCTGGTCATATCATTGGAAGCCAGTGTGTGCATCTGCGCATCCAGGAGGATGGTAAAGAAACCCGTATCACATTCAGCGGTGACCTGGGGCGCTACCGCGATGTGATCCTGAGATCGCCTGAAGTGTTTCCGCAGGCAGACTACATTATTATGGAATCTACTTATGGAAATAGCCTGCATGAAGATATAAGGGATACGCCGCAGATGTTGCTGGAATGGATCCGGAAGGTTTGTGTGGAACGGAAAGGTAAACTTATTTTCCCGGCGTTCAGTGTTGGGCGCACCCAGGAGATCCTGTATGCACTGAATCAGCTGTATGCACAAGGAGTACTTCCAAAGATCCCGTTTTATGTGGATAGCCCATTGAGTATTGAGGCAACGGATGTGGTGAAACGGTTTCCCCTGTACTTTAACCGGCAAATTCAAAACGTACTGAAGAACGATGATGATCCGTTTAGCTTTCCGGGGCTTATTTATATTAAATCCGTAGATGAATCAAAGGCACTGAACTTTAAAAATGGGCCGCTGGTGATTATTTCCGCAAGCGGAATGGCCGACGCGGGAAGGGTAAAACATCATATCAGTAACAATATTGAAAATTCGAGGAATGCCATTGTGATGACCGGTTATTGCGAACCGCATTCGTTGGGAGGCCGCCTGCTGGATGGAGCAAAGGAAGTGGGTATTTTTGGAGTAGAGCACCAGGTAAATGCCGAAATCGGGCAGATCCGGAGCATGAGTGCTCACGGTGACTATGAAGACATGAGCCAATGGCTGGCCTGTCAGGATCCTCAAGCCGTAAAGCAATTATTCCTGGTGCATGGAGAGCCCGACGTACAGGTAGCATTTAAGCAGCGACTGGTAAAAAAAGGGTTTGTAGATGTACTGATTCCCGAACGGCATTTTGAAATAGGGCTGGGGTGA
- a CDS encoding DUF4442 domain-containing protein, giving the protein MNAAAFFKILKHPVKFRMFLLSKLPLALFAGLRIREVNAQQCVVSIPYKWMNKNPFRSTYFAALAMAAELSTGVLAMAATIGHPVKVSLLVVRLESEYFKKATGHTLFTCKDGDALRRMVQKAVDENQPQQFMATSVGVNENGEPVATFHITWSFKARG; this is encoded by the coding sequence ATGAACGCTGCCGCATTTTTTAAGATCTTAAAACATCCTGTAAAATTCAGGATGTTTTTGTTATCAAAGCTGCCGCTTGCACTGTTTGCCGGTTTGCGCATCCGTGAAGTGAATGCACAGCAATGCGTAGTGAGCATTCCATACAAGTGGATGAATAAAAACCCGTTCCGCTCTACCTATTTTGCAGCATTGGCTATGGCGGCTGAGCTGAGTACAGGTGTGCTGGCAATGGCTGCCACTATCGGCCATCCGGTAAAGGTGTCGCTGCTGGTGGTAAGGCTGGAGTCGGAATATTTTAAGAAAGCCACGGGCCATACCTTATTTACCTGTAAAGATGGCGATGCCTTGCGCCGCATGGTTCAAAAGGCCGTCGATGAAAATCAGCCGCAACAGTTTATGGCAACTTCTGTTGGTGTTAACGAAAACGGTGAGCCAGTGGCTACTTTTCACATTACCTGGTCGTTCAAGGCCAGGGGTTAA
- a CDS encoding thioredoxin family protein, whose protein sequence is MIKQLLFSVVLLAALTAKAQDQQPYHAYDPAADAKEGIRKAVARAKKENKHVLVQIGGNWCIWCARFDQFSKTDRSVDSILKQSYVVYHLNYSKENKNQPVLASYGFPQRFGFPVFLVLDKDGKRIHTQNSGYLEQGKGYSAEKVSDFLINWTPDALKPEKYKE, encoded by the coding sequence ATGATAAAACAATTACTATTTTCAGTGGTCCTTCTTGCAGCTCTGACAGCAAAGGCTCAGGATCAGCAACCCTATCATGCATATGATCCGGCTGCGGATGCAAAAGAAGGAATCCGGAAAGCTGTAGCCCGGGCAAAAAAGGAAAACAAACATGTGCTGGTGCAGATTGGCGGGAACTGGTGTATCTGGTGTGCGCGGTTTGATCAGTTTTCAAAAACAGACAGGAGTGTTGATTCAATTTTAAAGCAATCTTATGTAGTATATCATCTGAACTACAGCAAAGAAAATAAGAACCAGCCTGTTCTGGCCTCCTATGGTTTTCCCCAGCGCTTTGGCTTTCCGGTCTTTCTGGTGTTGGATAAAGACGGTAAGCGGATCCATACACAGAATTCAGGATATTTAGAGCAAGGAAAGGGATACAGCGCAGAAAAAGTGTCTGATTTTTTAATCAACTGGACGCCGGACGCACTGAAACCTGAAAAGTATAAAGAATAA